From one Portunus trituberculatus isolate SZX2019 chromosome 30, ASM1759143v1, whole genome shotgun sequence genomic stretch:
- the LOC123510962 gene encoding uncharacterized protein LOC123510962 isoform X2, with protein MYVMLARQVCKSRLVNEDDWLVLEHFLPHGEELRGSANTAFPRLTAVFRHRDAVVIVMCLLLLWIATEDLYFQLSILLVALTTCGLYCMYWLQKAACLGQFVSSLKEMNHLTSKTVRLLLEMDLIGKGFVLAQGPGAAMASLHEESPHMSCLSEALLSTVAAATKLLTLAHIALEPGIPHYPAIRHLFDEPPSLEQSCSLTQQLQYMKSRVTVIKLQTSAVLTELLLWLHGSQADSEYRGVVDFIATSYKEDAFLEKMQSLQKQYEYNKCFWLMERPSVNTSPSIEEKKKNVYVAVHSLGLHLRAALARVQSLESDFERESDTSELCKSECLEAFPSYEHFKAQLTALRLELDACQGCLEEAEVRGARKYGAASESSEERASLPCTAGEEEQVEQVTAAKLPAILLYDQQIVPAEDEVFEVDMNSRVLEEEVGVPDDDLWCVDARREKQMLRQQKEQGKRVLRELQPILVSRRKMWEEREKVALEKLRIRPAQQNIVKVTEKEEVSQEEEEESAGDPGETAPVTIEELNTAALRGVRPPAASLASVQDEVDSDEERLAAYRKIRQELDEDEEERIVNEVRLKAAVTLSHSGEDERQFLSSTCRRTEVIGDCIDSDSDSEEETVSVLRRRPPVNFCWGDDEREKDSSGEEVNAGEEETFTHNENLKEDESRQIDWTTFALPTHHTTSLDSRLNLYSGSSCLGFQAQVAAQASAASKDFWMASKQLEETFGGTGEGEVFGDSSDEDNDDEK; from the exons ATGTACGTGATGCTGGCCAGACAAGTGTGCAAGAGTAGGCTGGTGAATGAGGACGACTGGTTGGTGCTGGAGCACTTCCTTCCCCACGGTGAGGAGCTGCGGGGCTCAGCCAACACTGCCTTCCCTCGGCTCACTGCTGTCTTCAGGCACAG GGATGCAGTGGTGATAGTTATGTGCCTTTTGCTGCTGTGGATTGCAACCGAGGATCTGTATTTTCAGCTCAGCATCCTTCTTGTTGCTCTAACTACCTGTGGCTTGTATTG CATGTATTGGTTGCAGAAGGCAGCATGTTTGGGACAGTTTGTATCAAGCTTGAAGGAAATGAACCATCTCACCTCCAAGACTGTGCGTTTGCTGCTGGAGATGGACCTGATAGGCAAGGGTTTTGTGCT GGCTCAAGGACCAGGAGCAGCCATGGCCTCACTGCACGAGGAGTCCCCCCACATGTCCTGCCTGAGTGAGGCTCTGCTGAGCACAGTGGCAGCGGCAACCAAACTCCTCACCTTGGCCCACATTGCTCTTGAACCGGGCATCCCTCACTACCCAGCCATCAGACACCTCTTTGATGAGCCGCCCAGCCTAGAACAGAGCTGTTCACTCACTCAACAATTGCAGTATATGAAG AGTCGAGTCACTGTGATAAAGCTTCAGACGTCTGCCGTGCTGACTGAGTTGCTGTTGTGGCTGCACGGATCACAGGCAGATTCTGAGTACAGAGGGGTTGTTGATTTCATAGCCACTTCTTATAAGGAAGATGCATTCTTAGAAAAAATGCAATCCCTCCAGAAGCAATATGAATACAACAAGTGCTTTTGGTTAATGGAGAGACCATCGGTGAATACTTCACCAAGTattgaggagaagaagaaaaatgtgtatgTGGCTGTTCACAGTCTGGGTTTGCATCTACGGGCTGCTCTGGCCAGAGTGCAGAGTCTTGAGTCAGACtttgagagagaaagtgacacATCAGAACTGTGCAAGTCAGAATGTCTTGAAGCATTTCCCTCCTATGAACACTTCAAGGCACAGCTGACTGCTCTGAGGCTGGAGCTGGATGCCTGTCAGGGCTGCCTAGAGGAGGCAGAGGTCAGAGGTGCCAGGAAGTATGGAGCTGCCAGTGAGAGCAGTGAGGAGAGGGCAagtttgccatgtacagctggagaggaggagcaggttgAGCAGGTCACTGCAGCAAAGCTGCCTGCCATCCTGCTGTATGACCAGCAGATAGTGCCTGCTGAGGATGAAGTGTTTGAGGTTGACATGAACAGcagggtgttggaggaggaggtgggtgtgCCAGATGATGACCTGTGGTGTGTAGATGCCAGGAGGGAGAAACAGATGCTTCGGCAGCAGAAGGAACAGGGGAAGAGAGTCCTTAGGGAGCTGCAGCCAATCTTGGTCAGCCGTCGCAAaatgtgggaggagagggagaaggttgCCTTGGAGAAGCTGCGCATCAGACCAGCCCAGCAG aaCATTGTGAAGGttacagagaaggaagaagtgagccaagaggaggaggaggagagtgcagGTGATCCAGGTGAAACTGCACCTGTCACCATCGAGGAGCTCAACACTGCAGCACTGAGAGGTGTTAGGCCACCAGCAGCCAGCCTGGCCAGTGTGCAGGACGAGGTGGACAGTGATGAGGAGAGGCTGGCAGCATACAGGAAAATTAGACAAGAActggatgaagatgaagaggagagaatagtgAATGAAGTAAGACTGAAAGCAGCAGTGACACTTTCACACTCTGGTGAAGACGAGAGACAGTTCCTGAGCAGCACTTGCAGAAGGACTGAAGTGATTGGTGACTGCATAGactctgattctgattctgaggAAGAGACTGTGAGTGTCCTCAGACGGAGACCTCCTGTTAATTTTTGTTGGGGTGACgacgagagggagaaagacTCGTCGGGTGAAGAGGTGAATGCAGGAGAAGAGGAAACCTTCACTCATAATGAAAACCTGAAGGAGGATGAGTCACGGCAGATTGACTGGACCACCTTCgccctgcccactcaccacaccacctccctGGACAGCCGCCTTAACTTGTACTCTGGAAGCTCCTGCCTCGGTTTCCAGGCACAGGTGGCGGCCCAGGCCAGCGCAGCCTCCAAGGACTTCTGGATGGCTTCAAAACAGCTGGAGGAAACCTTTggtgggacaggtgagggggaGGTGTTCGGCGACAGCAGTGACGAAGATAACGATGATGAAAAGTGA
- the LOC123510962 gene encoding uncharacterized protein LOC123510962 isoform X1, which translates to MEDEEDEEVVFEGSAIHQHLLDVGYSYTDFEQSQYTAPASTQQTQDGSSPDSQSGWLAAGCAWWTRLPRHLFGASPKLAQSYMYVMLARQVCKSRLVNEDDWLVLEHFLPHGEELRGSANTAFPRLTAVFRHRDAVVIVMCLLLLWIATEDLYFQLSILLVALTTCGLYCMYWLQKAACLGQFVSSLKEMNHLTSKTVRLLLEMDLIGKGFVLAQGPGAAMASLHEESPHMSCLSEALLSTVAAATKLLTLAHIALEPGIPHYPAIRHLFDEPPSLEQSCSLTQQLQYMKSRVTVIKLQTSAVLTELLLWLHGSQADSEYRGVVDFIATSYKEDAFLEKMQSLQKQYEYNKCFWLMERPSVNTSPSIEEKKKNVYVAVHSLGLHLRAALARVQSLESDFERESDTSELCKSECLEAFPSYEHFKAQLTALRLELDACQGCLEEAEVRGARKYGAASESSEERASLPCTAGEEEQVEQVTAAKLPAILLYDQQIVPAEDEVFEVDMNSRVLEEEVGVPDDDLWCVDARREKQMLRQQKEQGKRVLRELQPILVSRRKMWEEREKVALEKLRIRPAQQNIVKVTEKEEVSQEEEEESAGDPGETAPVTIEELNTAALRGVRPPAASLASVQDEVDSDEERLAAYRKIRQELDEDEEERIVNEVRLKAAVTLSHSGEDERQFLSSTCRRTEVIGDCIDSDSDSEEETVSVLRRRPPVNFCWGDDEREKDSSGEEVNAGEEETFTHNENLKEDESRQIDWTTFALPTHHTTSLDSRLNLYSGSSCLGFQAQVAAQASAASKDFWMASKQLEETFGGTGEGEVFGDSSDEDNDDEK; encoded by the exons GCCCAGTCTTACATGTACGTGATGCTGGCCAGACAAGTGTGCAAGAGTAGGCTGGTGAATGAGGACGACTGGTTGGTGCTGGAGCACTTCCTTCCCCACGGTGAGGAGCTGCGGGGCTCAGCCAACACTGCCTTCCCTCGGCTCACTGCTGTCTTCAGGCACAG GGATGCAGTGGTGATAGTTATGTGCCTTTTGCTGCTGTGGATTGCAACCGAGGATCTGTATTTTCAGCTCAGCATCCTTCTTGTTGCTCTAACTACCTGTGGCTTGTATTG CATGTATTGGTTGCAGAAGGCAGCATGTTTGGGACAGTTTGTATCAAGCTTGAAGGAAATGAACCATCTCACCTCCAAGACTGTGCGTTTGCTGCTGGAGATGGACCTGATAGGCAAGGGTTTTGTGCT GGCTCAAGGACCAGGAGCAGCCATGGCCTCACTGCACGAGGAGTCCCCCCACATGTCCTGCCTGAGTGAGGCTCTGCTGAGCACAGTGGCAGCGGCAACCAAACTCCTCACCTTGGCCCACATTGCTCTTGAACCGGGCATCCCTCACTACCCAGCCATCAGACACCTCTTTGATGAGCCGCCCAGCCTAGAACAGAGCTGTTCACTCACTCAACAATTGCAGTATATGAAG AGTCGAGTCACTGTGATAAAGCTTCAGACGTCTGCCGTGCTGACTGAGTTGCTGTTGTGGCTGCACGGATCACAGGCAGATTCTGAGTACAGAGGGGTTGTTGATTTCATAGCCACTTCTTATAAGGAAGATGCATTCTTAGAAAAAATGCAATCCCTCCAGAAGCAATATGAATACAACAAGTGCTTTTGGTTAATGGAGAGACCATCGGTGAATACTTCACCAAGTattgaggagaagaagaaaaatgtgtatgTGGCTGTTCACAGTCTGGGTTTGCATCTACGGGCTGCTCTGGCCAGAGTGCAGAGTCTTGAGTCAGACtttgagagagaaagtgacacATCAGAACTGTGCAAGTCAGAATGTCTTGAAGCATTTCCCTCCTATGAACACTTCAAGGCACAGCTGACTGCTCTGAGGCTGGAGCTGGATGCCTGTCAGGGCTGCCTAGAGGAGGCAGAGGTCAGAGGTGCCAGGAAGTATGGAGCTGCCAGTGAGAGCAGTGAGGAGAGGGCAagtttgccatgtacagctggagaggaggagcaggttgAGCAGGTCACTGCAGCAAAGCTGCCTGCCATCCTGCTGTATGACCAGCAGATAGTGCCTGCTGAGGATGAAGTGTTTGAGGTTGACATGAACAGcagggtgttggaggaggaggtgggtgtgCCAGATGATGACCTGTGGTGTGTAGATGCCAGGAGGGAGAAACAGATGCTTCGGCAGCAGAAGGAACAGGGGAAGAGAGTCCTTAGGGAGCTGCAGCCAATCTTGGTCAGCCGTCGCAAaatgtgggaggagagggagaaggttgCCTTGGAGAAGCTGCGCATCAGACCAGCCCAGCAG aaCATTGTGAAGGttacagagaaggaagaagtgagccaagaggaggaggaggagagtgcagGTGATCCAGGTGAAACTGCACCTGTCACCATCGAGGAGCTCAACACTGCAGCACTGAGAGGTGTTAGGCCACCAGCAGCCAGCCTGGCCAGTGTGCAGGACGAGGTGGACAGTGATGAGGAGAGGCTGGCAGCATACAGGAAAATTAGACAAGAActggatgaagatgaagaggagagaatagtgAATGAAGTAAGACTGAAAGCAGCAGTGACACTTTCACACTCTGGTGAAGACGAGAGACAGTTCCTGAGCAGCACTTGCAGAAGGACTGAAGTGATTGGTGACTGCATAGactctgattctgattctgaggAAGAGACTGTGAGTGTCCTCAGACGGAGACCTCCTGTTAATTTTTGTTGGGGTGACgacgagagggagaaagacTCGTCGGGTGAAGAGGTGAATGCAGGAGAAGAGGAAACCTTCACTCATAATGAAAACCTGAAGGAGGATGAGTCACGGCAGATTGACTGGACCACCTTCgccctgcccactcaccacaccacctccctGGACAGCCGCCTTAACTTGTACTCTGGAAGCTCCTGCCTCGGTTTCCAGGCACAGGTGGCGGCCCAGGCCAGCGCAGCCTCCAAGGACTTCTGGATGGCTTCAAAACAGCTGGAGGAAACCTTTggtgggacaggtgagggggaGGTGTTCGGCGACAGCAGTGACGAAGATAACGATGATGAAAAGTGA